One genomic region from Chlamydia poikilotherma encodes:
- a CDS encoding 1,4-dihydroxy-6-naphthoate synthase, which yields MILSAAFSPCPNDIFLFRSFLERHEGFSLLNQITIADIATLNELALQNRFSLIKISAALFPKVADNYTLMEVGTIIGCGVGPLVLASDPIAPLKSIATPGETTTAHLLCKIFYPNAELIPMKYSEILEAILRNDVHAGAIIHEERFSYNTQLFLRADLGKLWEERTQLPLPLGCLVVSKTVPQTIVDILTLALRKSLFLALKDPKGSENKALEYSRNKDTAVIRKFIDTYVNDETLVLSNSGKKSLYTLSNYVSCLI from the coding sequence ATGATACTCTCAGCTGCTTTTTCACCCTGCCCTAATGACATTTTTTTATTTCGTTCTTTTTTAGAACGTCATGAAGGTTTCTCATTACTAAATCAAATCACTATTGCAGATATTGCAACATTAAATGAATTAGCTTTGCAAAATCGCTTTTCTCTAATAAAAATATCGGCGGCATTATTTCCAAAAGTTGCAGATAATTATACTCTTATGGAAGTAGGCACAATTATTGGTTGCGGTGTAGGACCTCTAGTATTAGCTTCCGATCCTATAGCACCTCTAAAGTCTATAGCAACTCCTGGTGAAACAACAACAGCACATTTACTCTGTAAGATATTCTATCCTAATGCCGAACTCATCCCTATGAAATATAGCGAGATCCTTGAGGCCATTTTACGTAATGATGTACATGCAGGTGCGATCATTCATGAGGAAAGGTTCAGCTACAATACACAATTATTTTTAAGAGCAGATCTTGGGAAACTATGGGAAGAGAGAACACAACTTCCCTTACCTTTAGGATGCCTTGTTGTGTCAAAAACAGTTCCACAAACTATTGTAGATATTTTAACCCTAGCATTAAGAAAATCTCTATTTCTAGCATTAAAAGATCCTAAAGGTTCTGAAAATAAAGCTTTAGAATATTCTAGAAATAAAGATACCGCAGTTATTCGAAAGTTCATCGATACATATGTAAACGATGAAACTCTTGTATTATCTAATTCAGGGAAAAAATCTCTCTATACATTATCAAATTATGTCAGCTGCCTTATCTAA
- a CDS encoding enoyl-[acyl-carrier-protein] reductase, with the protein MLKIDLTGKVAFIAGIGDDQGYGWGIAKVLAEAGATIIVGTWVPIYKIFSQSWDLGKFDESRRLSDGNLLEIKKIYPMDASFDTPEDVPQDIAENKRYKGISGYTISEVVEQVVKDFGHIDILIHSLANSPEISKPLLETSRKGYLAALSTSSYSLVSLLAHFGPIMNPGGSSVSLTYLASSRAVPGYGGGMSAAKAALESDTKMLAWEAGRKWGVRVNTISAGPLASRAGKAIGFIEQMVDYYLNWTPIPKPMTTEQVGAAAAFLVSPLASAITGETLYVDHGANIMGIGPEMLPKNS; encoded by the coding sequence ATGTTAAAGATCGATTTAACTGGCAAAGTAGCTTTTATAGCAGGTATTGGTGATGATCAGGGCTATGGCTGGGGAATCGCTAAAGTATTAGCAGAAGCAGGAGCTACTATCATCGTAGGAACCTGGGTACCTATTTATAAAATCTTTTCTCAATCTTGGGATTTAGGGAAATTTGATGAGTCAAGAAGGTTGTCCGACGGAAATCTCCTAGAAATCAAAAAAATTTATCCCATGGACGCAAGTTTCGATACACCTGAAGATGTTCCTCAAGATATCGCAGAAAACAAACGCTACAAAGGGATCTCAGGATATACTATTTCTGAGGTTGTTGAACAGGTTGTGAAAGATTTCGGTCATATTGATATTTTAATCCACTCTCTAGCCAACAGTCCGGAAATTTCTAAACCACTTTTGGAAACATCACGTAAAGGGTATCTAGCTGCATTAAGCACTTCGAGTTATTCTCTAGTTAGCTTATTAGCACACTTTGGACCTATTATGAATCCTGGTGGCAGCAGTGTTTCCTTAACATATTTAGCTTCTTCACGCGCAGTACCTGGCTATGGAGGCGGTATGAGCGCAGCTAAAGCCGCATTAGAAAGTGATACCAAAATGCTTGCTTGGGAAGCAGGAAGAAAATGGGGAGTTCGTGTAAATACTATTTCTGCAGGCCCTCTAGCGAGCCGTGCAGGGAAGGCTATCGGATTTATCGAACAAATGGTAGATTATTATTTAAATTGGACTCCAATTCCTAAGCCGATGACCACGGAACAAGTTGGGGCAGCAGCCGCATTTCTAGTTTCTCCGCTAGCCAGTGCCATTACCGGAGAAACTCTTTATGTAGATCATGGAGCAAATATTATGGGAATTGGTCCTGAAATGCTCCCTAAGAATTCTTAA
- a CDS encoding YbjN domain-containing protein, whose amino-acid sequence MTTWSLNQNNLSKYLTHAGLEPLLERESGLTYINIQAEDHELPLFFVIRSEGEILQMICYFPYQLYDNHKEPTARLLHLLNRDVDIPGFGMDEEQGLIFYRLVVPCLNGEINETLLRVYIDTIRLVCDSFSHAIGLISSGNMNLDELKKQARKERQE is encoded by the coding sequence ATGACAACATGGTCTTTAAATCAAAATAATCTATCAAAATATCTCACACATGCAGGATTAGAGCCTCTTTTAGAAAGAGAAAGCGGATTAACTTATATCAATATCCAAGCTGAAGATCACGAATTACCTTTGTTTTTTGTGATTCGTAGTGAAGGAGAAATTCTTCAGATGATCTGCTACTTCCCTTACCAACTCTATGACAACCACAAAGAACCTACAGCACGCCTGCTCCACTTGCTAAATAGAGATGTGGACATTCCTGGATTTGGAATGGATGAAGAACAAGGATTAATTTTCTATCGTTTAGTAGTTCCTTGTCTAAATGGTGAAATTAATGAAACATTATTGCGCGTATATATCGACACAATTAGGTTGGTTTGCGATAGTTTTTCTCACGCTATAGGTTTGATATCTTCAGGAAATATGAATCTTGACGAATTGAAAAAACAAGCACGTAAAGAAAGACAGGAATAA
- a CDS encoding HAD-IIB family hydrolase produces the protein MDRLLITDIDGTITHLPHHLDPEIVKNLHYLHNSGWQIFFLTGRYFSYANQLFKDLSIPYLLGCQNGACVWSSEENKFLYFQDIPNEILYALEMCVEDGDVILSIESGAVNQDRYYRFTSCPSEKELLRHLDPVYFPFAKDRERLVESKKLSRDYPHELFAVAKIFGKKNEVEKIQERIIKSKELVENLTITFMRWPFDFDYAILFMTDKSVSKGYAVDRIVDLVYEGEKPFIMASGDDANDIDLIERGDFKIVMNSAPKHMHGIADFLASPAKDLGILPAWEAGIEMYQRIKNS, from the coding sequence ATGGATAGATTACTGATTACAGATATAGATGGTACAATTACGCATCTTCCACATCATTTAGATCCTGAAATTGTTAAGAATTTACATTACCTTCATAATTCTGGATGGCAAATATTTTTCCTTACCGGAAGATATTTTTCTTATGCGAATCAGTTATTCAAAGACCTTTCGATTCCATATTTATTAGGATGTCAAAATGGTGCTTGTGTTTGGTCGTCTGAGGAGAATAAATTTCTTTATTTTCAAGATATTCCTAATGAGATTTTATATGCATTAGAGATGTGTGTGGAAGATGGTGATGTGATTTTATCCATAGAATCTGGGGCTGTGAACCAAGATCGATATTATCGATTTACATCCTGTCCTAGTGAAAAGGAACTCTTACGTCATTTAGATCCTGTATATTTTCCCTTTGCAAAAGATAGAGAGAGGTTAGTAGAGAGTAAAAAGCTCTCTAGAGATTATCCTCATGAGCTGTTTGCTGTTGCAAAAATTTTTGGTAAAAAAAATGAAGTAGAAAAGATACAAGAAAGAATTATCAAGTCTAAAGAGTTAGTTGAGAATTTGACTATCACATTCATGAGATGGCCTTTTGATTTTGATTATGCTATTTTATTCATGACAGATAAATCCGTATCTAAAGGTTATGCTGTTGATCGTATTGTCGATTTGGTCTACGAAGGTGAAAAACCTTTCATTATGGCTTCTGGGGACGATGCTAACGATATTGATTTAATTGAGCGTGGAGATTTTAAGATCGTGATGAATTCTGCTCCGAAACACATGCACGGCATAGCGGATTTCCTTGCCTCCCCAGCGAAAGATTTGGGAATTCTTCCAGCGTGGGAGGCTGGTATAGAAATGTATCAAAGAATTAAGAATTCTTAG
- a CDS encoding HU family DNA-binding protein translates to MATMTKKKLISTISQDHKIHPNHVRTVIQNFLDKMTDALVKGDRLEFRDFGVLQVVERKPKVGRNPKNATVPIHIPARRAVKFTPGKRMKRLIETPSKHS, encoded by the coding sequence ATGGCTACCATGACCAAGAAAAAACTGATCAGTACAATATCACAGGATCACAAGATTCATCCGAATCATGTGCGTACTGTAATCCAAAATTTTTTGGATAAAATGACAGATGCTCTAGTCAAAGGTGATAGGTTAGAGTTTAGAGATTTCGGCGTTTTACAGGTTGTAGAAAGAAAACCTAAAGTAGGGCGCAACCCTAAAAACGCTACTGTTCCCATTCACATTCCTGCAAGACGTGCCGTGAAATTTACTCCAGGAAAAAGAATGAAACGCTTAATCGAGACTCCTTCGAAGCATTCCTAA
- a CDS encoding UDP-N-acetylmuramoyl-L-alanyl-D-glutamate--2,6-diaminopimelate ligase, whose amino-acid sequence MNLKELLNNIEAKVYGKISPMEVRNLTKDSRNVGLGDIFIANKGKHCDGNDFSALAIENGAIAIASSIYNPFLSVVQIISSNLPRLEAELSAKYYNYPSKKLCIIGVTGTNGKTTVSHLIKFLFDACGKPSGLIGTIEHILGNNRIQDGYTTPESCLLQKYLAEMVKNHLTSAVIEVSSIGLVLERLSLIDFDIGILTNITLDHLDFHGSFEEYVNAKLKLFSMLPATGLAIVNSDLSYASRFLEVTQAQPITYGIERPSDYRAANLRSSPFGTDFDLIYRGESFPCRLPLIGKHNVYNILASVAVTHQRCDCDLESLISLVANIESPRGRLEPIFSGSCPIYIDYAHTPDALENVCKTLHTLLPEEGRLIVVFGCGGDRDQSKRKIMAQVVERYGFAVVTSDNPRGEDPENIIKDICSGFVKRNFSIEIDRKQAITYALSIASDRDIVLVAGKGHETYQIFKHQTIAFDDKEIVREVLSSHV is encoded by the coding sequence ATGAATTTAAAAGAACTCCTTAACAACATAGAAGCAAAAGTTTATGGGAAAATTTCTCCCATGGAGGTAAGAAATCTTACCAAAGATTCCCGTAATGTTGGATTGGGAGATATTTTTATAGCTAACAAGGGGAAACATTGTGACGGCAATGATTTTTCAGCTCTTGCTATTGAAAATGGAGCTATTGCTATAGCTTCTTCAATTTATAACCCTTTTCTATCTGTTGTTCAAATTATCTCTTCAAATCTTCCTCGTCTTGAAGCGGAACTTTCTGCGAAGTACTATAATTACCCTTCTAAAAAACTCTGTATTATAGGTGTTACGGGTACCAATGGGAAAACTACAGTTTCCCATTTAATAAAATTCCTGTTTGATGCTTGTGGCAAGCCTTCAGGCTTGATAGGAACTATCGAGCATATTTTAGGGAACAATCGTATCCAAGATGGTTATACCACTCCGGAATCTTGTCTATTACAAAAGTATTTAGCTGAGATGGTGAAAAATCATCTAACATCTGCGGTTATCGAAGTCTCTTCCATAGGTCTTGTTTTAGAACGTCTCTCTCTCATCGATTTTGATATTGGAATTTTAACTAATATCACTCTTGATCATTTGGATTTTCATGGTTCATTTGAAGAATATGTAAATGCGAAGCTTAAATTATTCTCTATGCTTCCCGCCACGGGACTAGCTATCGTAAATAGTGATTTATCTTATGCTTCACGATTTTTAGAAGTCACTCAAGCACAACCTATTACTTATGGTATTGAACGGCCGTCAGATTATCGAGCTGCAAATTTAAGATCTTCTCCTTTTGGAACAGACTTTGATTTGATCTATAGAGGGGAATCTTTCCCATGTCGCTTACCTTTAATAGGAAAACATAACGTTTACAATATTCTTGCGTCTGTTGCTGTCACGCATCAAAGGTGTGATTGTGATTTGGAGAGTCTGATCTCTTTAGTAGCAAATATCGAATCTCCTAGAGGACGTTTAGAACCTATATTTTCGGGATCTTGTCCTATTTATATTGACTACGCACATACTCCGGATGCTTTGGAAAATGTGTGCAAAACACTACATACTTTACTTCCTGAAGAAGGAAGACTCATTGTCGTTTTTGGATGTGGAGGAGATAGAGATCAGAGTAAACGCAAAATTATGGCTCAGGTAGTCGAAAGATACGGATTTGCTGTTGTGACTTCGGATAATCCCCGAGGGGAAGATCCAGAAAACATCATCAAGGATATTTGTTCGGGATTTGTAAAAAGAAATTTTTCTATCGAAATCGACAGAAAACAAGCAATTACATATGCTTTGTCCATTGCCTCAGATAGGGATATAGTGTTAGTGGCGGGGAAAGGGCATGAGACATACCAGATCTTTAAACATCAAACCATCGCTTTTGATGATAAGGAAATTGTGCGCGAGGTATTGTCATCTCATGTCTAA
- a CDS encoding acetyl-CoA carboxylase carboxyltransferase subunit alpha: MELLPHEKQVVEYEKTIAEFKEKNKKNSLLSSSEIQKLERRLDKLKEKIYSDLTPWERVQICRHPSRPRSVNYIEGMCEEFVELCGDRTFRDDPAVVGGLAKIQGQRFMLIGQEKGCDTSSRMHRNFGMLCPEGFRKALRLAKMAEKFGLPIIFLVDTPGAFPGLTAEERGQGWAIANNLFQLARLKTPIIVLVIGEGCSGGALGMAIGDVIAMLEHSYYSVISPEGCASILWKDPKKNSEAAAMLKMHGEDLKQFAIVDVVIKEPVGGAHHDPATVYRDVQDFILKEWLRLKDLSIEDLLEKRYQKFRTIGLYETSSESGPEA; encoded by the coding sequence ATGGAGCTTCTTCCCCACGAAAAACAAGTGGTAGAGTACGAGAAAACGATAGCCGAGTTCAAAGAAAAAAATAAAAAAAATTCTTTACTCTCCTCCTCAGAGATACAGAAATTGGAAAGGCGATTAGATAAGTTAAAAGAGAAGATCTATTCTGATTTGACGCCGTGGGAGCGTGTGCAGATCTGCCGTCATCCTTCTCGTCCTCGATCGGTGAACTATATCGAAGGGATGTGCGAGGAATTTGTCGAGCTTTGTGGAGACCGTACATTTCGCGATGATCCCGCTGTTGTTGGGGGATTAGCTAAAATCCAGGGCCAACGCTTTATGCTTATTGGTCAGGAAAAAGGATGTGATACCTCTTCTCGTATGCATAGAAATTTTGGGATGCTTTGTCCCGAAGGTTTCCGCAAAGCCTTACGCCTAGCAAAAATGGCAGAGAAGTTTGGTTTGCCTATCATTTTCTTAGTAGATACCCCAGGAGCCTTCCCCGGTCTTACCGCCGAAGAACGTGGTCAGGGGTGGGCTATTGCTAACAACCTTTTCCAATTAGCTAGATTAAAAACCCCGATTATTGTTCTTGTTATTGGCGAGGGATGTTCCGGAGGTGCTTTAGGAATGGCAATCGGCGATGTGATTGCTATGTTAGAGCATTCCTATTATTCTGTAATTTCTCCTGAAGGTTGTGCCTCTATTCTTTGGAAAGATCCTAAAAAGAATAGTGAAGCAGCTGCCATGTTAAAAATGCATGGTGAGGATCTCAAGCAATTTGCTATTGTGGATGTTGTAATTAAGGAGCCGGTGGGTGGGGCACACCACGATCCCGCTACTGTATATCGCGATGTTCAAGATTTCATTCTTAAGGAATGGTTACGGTTAAAAGACCTATCGATAGAAGATTTATTAGAAAAGCGGTATCAGAAATTTCGAACTATAGGTCTCTATGAAACTTCTTCTGAAAGCGGTCCTGAGGCATAA
- a CDS encoding ABC transporter ATP-binding protein has product MKLLLKAVLRHKKHLTLLGFSLLAILGLTVSSQAEIFSLGIIAKTGPDAFVLFARKENNRLVKASQLSQEEVLDRWSDISPNSDTITSAQANAYISRYGRGTTSITSRLSRLISQHIDLSRFGSLALFLVIVAIFKAITLFFQRFLSQVVSIRVSCDLRRDYFKALQKLPMTFFHTHDMGNLSSRVITDSTSIAQAVNSLMVNYVQAPITLTLALAVCLSISWKFSLLVSIAFPVLILPIVIIARKIKALAKRIQKNQDKFSSVLLDFLAGIVTVKVFRTESFAFKKYCDQNDQIAALEEKSAAYGLLPRPLLHTIASLFFAFVVIIGLYKFNIPPEELIVFCGLLYLIYDPVKKFGDENTTIMKGCAAAERFYEVLSHPDLHNESEDSEEFLGLTRSIEFRDVSFSYDNEKTVLKDLNFTINKGEAIGIVGPTGSGKTTISKLLPRLYEISLGEILLDGISIKDYSKSSLRNHIGCVLQNPFLFYDTIWNNLTCGKDIPENDVIHALKQAYAYEFVQKMPQGVHSLLEESGKNLSGGQQQRLTIARALLKNASILILDEATSSLDAISENYIKEIIGQLKGQCTQIIIAHKLSTLEYVDRVIYLEQGKKVAEGIKDELLSSCPAFLKMWELSGTKAWEASPTNSELITPFSFG; this is encoded by the coding sequence ATGAAACTTCTTCTGAAAGCGGTCCTGAGGCATAAAAAGCATCTTACGCTATTAGGTTTTTCTCTACTTGCTATTTTAGGACTAACCGTCTCTTCTCAAGCAGAGATTTTTTCTTTAGGCATTATAGCAAAAACAGGACCGGATGCTTTTGTTCTTTTTGCTCGCAAGGAAAACAATCGTCTTGTAAAGGCCTCTCAGTTAAGCCAAGAAGAGGTTTTAGATAGATGGTCAGACATCTCTCCTAATTCCGACACGATAACTTCTGCACAAGCAAATGCGTATATTTCTCGTTATGGAAGAGGAACCACATCCATAACTAGCAGATTGTCACGTCTTATTTCTCAGCATATAGATCTATCACGTTTCGGTTCCTTAGCCTTATTTTTAGTCATTGTCGCAATTTTTAAGGCGATAACTTTGTTCTTTCAGAGATTTTTATCCCAGGTAGTTTCTATTCGTGTAAGTTGCGATCTTCGTAGGGATTATTTCAAAGCTCTACAAAAGCTTCCGATGACATTTTTCCATACTCACGATATGGGGAATCTTAGTAGTCGCGTGATTACTGATTCTACAAGCATTGCTCAAGCAGTAAACTCTTTAATGGTTAACTATGTTCAAGCTCCGATAACCCTGACATTAGCTTTAGCAGTATGTTTATCGATATCCTGGAAATTCTCTCTTTTGGTATCGATTGCTTTTCCTGTATTGATTCTTCCTATTGTAATCATTGCTAGAAAAATCAAAGCTTTAGCGAAGAGAATACAGAAAAATCAGGATAAATTTTCTTCGGTGCTTTTAGATTTTCTTGCAGGAATTGTCACTGTAAAAGTTTTTCGTACAGAGTCTTTTGCTTTTAAGAAATATTGTGACCAAAATGACCAGATTGCTGCTCTGGAAGAAAAAAGTGCAGCCTATGGTTTGCTCCCACGCCCACTATTACATACAATAGCTTCTTTATTCTTTGCTTTCGTTGTGATCATTGGTCTCTATAAGTTCAATATTCCTCCTGAAGAGCTAATTGTATTTTGTGGGTTATTATATCTTATTTATGATCCTGTGAAAAAATTCGGAGATGAGAATACAACTATTATGAAGGGTTGTGCCGCTGCGGAAAGGTTCTATGAAGTGCTTTCCCACCCAGATCTTCATAATGAGTCTGAAGATAGTGAAGAATTCTTAGGTTTAACAAGAAGCATAGAATTTCGAGACGTTTCTTTTTCTTATGATAATGAAAAGACAGTTCTCAAGGATCTGAACTTCACGATAAACAAAGGTGAGGCGATTGGTATTGTTGGCCCTACAGGAAGTGGGAAAACAACGATTAGTAAATTATTGCCTAGACTATATGAGATATCGCTGGGAGAGATTCTTTTGGATGGAATTTCTATTAAAGACTATAGCAAATCTTCTCTTAGGAATCATATTGGCTGTGTTTTGCAAAATCCGTTTCTATTTTATGATACTATTTGGAATAACCTTACTTGCGGTAAGGACATCCCTGAAAATGATGTCATTCATGCATTAAAGCAAGCCTATGCTTACGAATTCGTTCAAAAAATGCCTCAAGGAGTACATAGCCTTCTTGAGGAATCCGGAAAAAATCTTTCTGGAGGACAGCAACAAAGATTGACTATAGCGCGAGCCTTATTGAAAAATGCTTCTATCTTGATTTTAGACGAAGCTACATCTTCTTTAGATGCTATTAGTGAAAACTATATCAAAGAGATCATTGGGCAGCTAAAAGGTCAGTGTACTCAGATAATTATTGCTCATAAGCTCTCTACTCTTGAATACGTAGACCGGGTAATTTATTTAGAGCAAGGTAAGAAAGTTGCAGAGGGAATAAAAGATGAGCTTTTATCTTCATGTCCTGCTTTCTTAAAAATGTGGGAATTATCAGGAACTAAGGCTTGGGAAGCGTCTCCAACAAATTCAGAATTAATTACACCGTTCTCTTTTGGCTAA
- a CDS encoding FliO/MopB family protein, translated as MPYKIFSYLTFCMDDLALADTSSEQINLQGMFPENMKLEMFKMLGSLILLLTLFGIGVWAFKKFLKSKGQGFGNTSTIKILDRRSLNQKTCIYIIRVVNKILVIAESAEKITLLSEFPPDTDINELLQQNEKKEPSSTSDFLSKSIRKFHKNQKVDSTRVSKLTDKEF; from the coding sequence ATGCCTTATAAAATTTTTTCTTATCTAACATTTTGCATGGACGATCTTGCTCTTGCTGATACTTCTAGCGAGCAAATAAATCTTCAAGGAATGTTTCCAGAAAATATGAAGCTGGAAATGTTTAAGATGCTAGGATCTTTAATATTGCTTCTTACACTATTTGGTATTGGGGTGTGGGCATTTAAGAAGTTCCTAAAATCTAAAGGTCAAGGTTTTGGAAATACTTCAACAATTAAAATTCTTGATCGACGCTCCTTAAATCAAAAAACTTGTATCTACATCATTCGCGTGGTAAACAAAATTCTTGTCATTGCAGAATCGGCAGAGAAAATTACACTACTTTCAGAATTTCCTCCCGATACAGATATCAATGAACTCCTACAACAAAATGAAAAAAAAGAACCCTCATCTACTTCTGATTTTCTTAGCAAGAGTATACGGAAATTTCATAAGAATCAAAAAGTAGATAGTACTCGGGTTTCTAAGCTTACTGACAAAGAATTTTAA
- a CDS encoding putative quorum-sensing-regulated virulence factor produces MTALIFYDTETTGTQIDKDRIIEIAAYNNATKESFVTYVNPEIPIPEEASKIHGITTSTVTSAPKFPEAYKQFCDFCGNEAVLVAHNNDSFDFPLLEKECRRHSLESLSLRTIDSLKWAQKYRPDLPKHNLQYLRQVYGFAENQAHRALDDVITLHNVFSALIGDLSAEQVLALMEESRHPKAFKMPFGKYRGKPLTEVPASYIQWLENQGNLDKDMKAAIDLMKQMT; encoded by the coding sequence ATGACAGCACTAATTTTTTACGACACGGAGACTACAGGAACACAGATAGATAAAGATCGTATTATAGAAATTGCTGCCTATAACAACGCTACTAAAGAATCCTTTGTCACCTATGTAAATCCTGAAATTCCTATTCCTGAGGAAGCATCAAAAATTCATGGGATTACTACATCTACAGTGACCTCTGCTCCAAAATTTCCAGAAGCCTACAAGCAATTTTGTGATTTTTGCGGAAATGAAGCTGTTCTTGTTGCACATAATAATGATAGTTTCGACTTCCCACTACTTGAAAAGGAATGTCGTAGACATTCCTTAGAATCTTTATCTTTAAGGACAATAGATTCATTAAAATGGGCACAGAAATATCGCCCAGACTTACCCAAACATAATTTACAATATTTACGTCAGGTATATGGTTTTGCAGAAAACCAAGCCCACCGCGCTTTAGACGATGTGATTACCCTCCACAATGTGTTTTCAGCACTTATAGGAGATCTGTCTGCGGAACAAGTACTTGCTCTAATGGAAGAGAGCCGTCATCCTAAAGCATTTAAAATGCCTTTCGGAAAATATAGAGGTAAACCCCTAACTGAAGTCCCCGCATCTTATATCCAATGGTTAGAAAATCAAGGCAACCTGGATAAAGATATGAAAGCTGCTATCGACTTAATGAAACAAATGACATGA
- a CDS encoding N-acetylmuramoyl-L-alanine amidase family protein, giving the protein MSNRYTLLTFCIFGMTFGGIAAESAPPQRVRRNEVIFIDPGHGGKDQGTASKEFHYEEKSLTLSLAFSVQSYLRRMGYKPVLTRTSDVYVDLGKRAALANQNKADIFVSIHCNYSSNTSAFGTEVYFYNGKNNVASRSRASEALAKNVLNAMQKNGALKNRGVKNGNFAVIRETTMPAILIETGFLSNSRERAALLDARYRMHIAKGIAEGIHTFLTGPNFEKTSLANIKARKLSAKVS; this is encoded by the coding sequence ATGTCTAATCGCTATACATTGCTTACTTTCTGTATCTTTGGAATGACTTTTGGAGGAATTGCAGCTGAAAGTGCACCTCCTCAGCGCGTACGTCGCAATGAAGTGATCTTTATTGACCCAGGACATGGGGGTAAAGATCAAGGCACCGCGAGTAAAGAATTTCATTATGAGGAAAAGTCTTTAACCTTATCTCTTGCGTTTTCAGTACAGAGTTATCTCAGGAGAATGGGGTATAAGCCAGTTCTTACCCGAACATCGGATGTTTATGTAGATCTAGGGAAAAGGGCGGCTTTAGCAAATCAAAACAAAGCTGATATTTTTGTCAGTATCCACTGTAACTATTCGTCTAACACATCAGCTTTTGGTACTGAAGTATATTTTTATAATGGTAAAAATAATGTTGCTTCCAGAAGCCGTGCTTCAGAAGCTCTAGCTAAGAATGTCCTAAACGCAATGCAAAAAAACGGGGCGTTGAAAAATCGAGGAGTGAAGAACGGAAATTTCGCTGTTATTCGAGAAACAACCATGCCTGCGATTTTAATTGAAACCGGATTTCTTTCTAATTCTAGAGAACGAGCGGCGCTTTTAGATGCACGTTACCGAATGCATATAGCCAAAGGTATAGCCGAAGGCATCCATACGTTTCTTACTGGTCCTAATTTTGAAAAAACAAGTTTAGCGAATATTAAGGCCAGAAAACTTTCTGCAAAGGTGAGTTGA